The genomic segment AAGGTGTAAATCTTGTTAACTCCATAAAACCATTGATGCTGGATTATCACATGATGTCTTCTGCCAGTACAGTAGACTTGTCTGCTTGGGCACTGTATTTGCAGAGAGGGGGAGGACAGCAGATGGCTGCCTTTAGGATAGTGTGCTTGCAACTTGCTCTATGAAACTGGCCAAGTTGATGTCCCGCTCAGATAAGCCTGCACACTCATGTGTGCTTAAGGTGATATGAACCTGAAACACAAGAAGTGTCTCATTAGCGCAACTGCAATGTTTATGGAAGTACAGCGAACAACCTTCAAGACTACAGATATCCCAAAGAATTATGACATGTTCAAATAGCATCACAGGAGCCACCAACTGTTTTAAAGGTTTTACCCTGCTATCCCCAGCATTCATCAGTGCAATTTTAGATTAGGGCAGGAAAGTTGTTTCAGTTTTCCATGTGCATAATGGAACTCGCAAACTCTGTTCTTGTGTTCTTTGGGTTGCCCCACCACAAaactggttgcagaaccagagaaaAAGACCTGGCTCATTAGACAGGCAGCTGGGAAGACAGTCCCCATTGCTCCCATCATTGCCTTTAACACAACTGTGTcagccaacaggattttagccatggtTCACGTCACAAGTATTAGAAGACAGATTTCATCTCAGAAAATTTTGAAGATTTCTAGTACTACTTGCAGTTGAAACCTTAATCCTTCACTGCAAAAGCACTACAGAGGCCTGGCACAGGAGATCAGCTTTTCAAATTGACCAAGAGCCAGACTACACATTATATTACAAGCAGAGGTAACACATTTCCTGTGGACTCTTCTCCTTTCCTTGCACTgcaaaaaggagaaagagcaagAGAGGGAATCCTTTACTACCTTCATCAGCCCACTCCTGCTCCTTTCATTCCTgcccacaattcaaagcatcaccAAACTATCAGGCAAAAGTAGGACTTAGGTAGTTAACATGGTTAAAAAGCAGGTGGCGGGTGAGTGGGTTGAAATGGACAAAGAGTAGTTACACACCTCACACCCCATTCCAAGCCTAGTCATGCAAGAGCCCTTTAGCTAAACTTGAACCACCAGCTCTTCTTCCTTACCTTGTTGTAGACATTAAACCATTCAGGGTGGTGGTCCAGTTTTTCTGCCTGTAGAGCCACTCGGGTCA from the Pogona vitticeps strain Pit_001003342236 chromosome 3, PviZW2.1, whole genome shotgun sequence genome contains:
- the PCBD1 gene encoding pterin-4-alpha-carbinolamine dehydratase, which produces MAAKAHRLSGEEREQLLPTLRAVGWNEVEGRDAIYKEFHFKDFNRAFGFMTRVALQAEKLDHHPEWFNVYNKVHITLSTHECAGLSERDINLASFIEQVASTLS